One stretch of Dokdonia sp. Hel_I_53 DNA includes these proteins:
- a CDS encoding tetratricopeptide repeat protein has protein sequence MHRIKFLLVAFILYSTISTAQQSAIYTNDLAKYNKALSLYNSEQYLASQTLFEEVQRESKDNAVKGDCAYYIANAAVRLNQQGADDLMLTFVTEYPTSTKRNSAFLDVASYYFENGKYAYARKWYDRVEEKNLSLGERETYNFNNGYAYFKSNRFDDAKKYFNRVRDSKKYGSQAKYYIGFMAYEGDDYESASELFDQVEAETSGEYNEDLAYFKADLNFKLGKFDEAITEGKSQLPKANPKEKSELNKIIGESYFNKENYAQALPYLKEYKGKRGKWNNTDYYQLGYAYYKQKDYLNAINEFNKIIDGRNSTAQNAYYHLAESYLKLEKKQEALNAFKNASEMNFIDKIKEDSGLNYAKLSYEIGNAYKPTPTVIADYLEEYPKTSAKAELEILLIDSYITSKNYKEAMRLLESKNNTNNNKAYQKVAFLYGLELFNEADYITAKETFQKSLKEPIDPFYITRATYWDAETDFVTNNFEQAIIGYKQFLGFANAATTPEYEDINYNLAYAYFSNKQYEQAATYFENYTKESKEDITRLNDAYLRLGDSKFISSKYWPALEAYNQSIALNNSGQDYATFQKSMSYGFINKNSEKIEGLQSFARKFPTSSYRDDALYELGNIYVSQNKKDQAVSAYNQLISDVPGSSYVSKALLKKALIYDNSNRSDEALTILKQVASDYPGTPEALQAVTTAKLIYIDLGRVNEYGQWVSTLDFIDVEDSELDEASYTQAEKQYLDNNTSQAEKLFQEYLGRYPNGQRALQSHFYLGQIAFAKAQYPKTIPHYQFVLERERNEFTEQALARLGQVFLTQKNYMDATPVLKRLETEADFPQNVIFAQSNLMKSYYEQSNYQEAISYAEKVLTNSKIDNKIKSDAQVVIARSSIQNNNQERAKKAYAEVRKIATGSLAAEALYYDAYFKNSEKRYKDSNTSVQKLAKEYSGYKEYGARGLVLMAKNFYGLGDAYQATYILESVTKNFTDFPDVVEEAKDELIIIKSNESKTNASVEEG, from the coding sequence ATGCACAGAATCAAGTTTCTACTTGTTGCATTTATTTTATATTCAACAATATCAACAGCTCAACAATCTGCTATCTATACCAATGACTTAGCAAAATATAATAAGGCTTTGTCTTTATACAATAGTGAGCAATATCTTGCCTCTCAAACCTTATTTGAAGAAGTACAAAGAGAGTCTAAAGATAACGCTGTAAAAGGTGATTGTGCCTATTATATAGCAAATGCTGCAGTGCGACTCAATCAACAAGGTGCAGATGACTTAATGCTCACCTTTGTCACAGAGTATCCTACTAGCACAAAACGCAATAGTGCATTTTTAGATGTAGCTTCCTATTATTTTGAAAATGGAAAATATGCGTACGCCCGTAAATGGTATGATCGAGTAGAGGAAAAGAATCTATCACTTGGAGAAAGAGAAACTTACAATTTTAATAATGGATATGCGTATTTCAAAAGCAACCGTTTTGATGATGCTAAGAAATATTTTAACCGTGTTAGAGACTCAAAAAAATATGGATCCCAAGCAAAATATTACATAGGCTTTATGGCTTATGAAGGGGATGATTATGAATCGGCGTCAGAGTTATTTGACCAAGTAGAAGCAGAAACAAGCGGGGAGTATAATGAAGATCTTGCTTACTTTAAAGCAGATCTTAATTTTAAACTTGGCAAATTTGATGAAGCAATTACTGAGGGTAAATCTCAGCTCCCAAAAGCAAACCCTAAAGAAAAATCAGAGCTTAACAAGATCATCGGAGAAAGTTACTTTAATAAAGAAAACTACGCCCAAGCCTTACCTTATTTAAAGGAATATAAAGGCAAACGCGGTAAATGGAATAACACAGATTATTATCAACTAGGTTATGCGTACTATAAGCAAAAAGATTACTTAAATGCTATTAATGAATTCAATAAGATAATTGACGGTCGCAATAGCACTGCTCAAAATGCTTATTACCATCTTGCAGAGTCATACTTGAAGCTAGAAAAAAAACAAGAAGCATTGAATGCATTTAAAAATGCATCAGAAATGAATTTTATAGATAAAATCAAAGAGGATAGTGGTTTGAATTATGCAAAACTTAGTTATGAGATTGGGAATGCCTATAAACCTACTCCTACTGTTATTGCAGATTATCTAGAAGAATACCCTAAAACTTCAGCAAAAGCAGAGTTAGAAATTTTACTTATTGATTCTTATATCACATCGAAGAATTATAAAGAGGCAATGCGTTTGCTAGAAAGTAAAAACAATACAAATAATAATAAGGCATATCAAAAAGTAGCTTTCTTATATGGACTAGAATTATTTAATGAAGCAGACTACATAACAGCAAAAGAGACATTTCAAAAATCATTAAAAGAACCAATAGATCCATTTTACATAACGAGAGCGACTTATTGGGATGCAGAGACTGATTTCGTTACAAATAATTTTGAACAAGCCATTATTGGATATAAGCAGTTTCTTGGGTTTGCTAATGCAGCAACTACGCCAGAATATGAAGATATAAATTACAATCTAGCATATGCTTATTTTTCAAATAAACAGTATGAGCAAGCAGCTACTTATTTTGAAAATTATACAAAAGAATCAAAAGAGGATATTACAAGATTAAATGATGCCTACCTTCGTTTGGGTGATAGTAAATTTATATCCAGTAAATATTGGCCAGCTCTAGAAGCCTACAATCAATCCATTGCTCTAAATAACTCTGGACAAGATTATGCTACTTTTCAAAAATCTATGAGCTATGGATTTATTAATAAGAACTCAGAGAAAATCGAAGGACTTCAGAGTTTTGCACGTAAATTTCCAACATCTTCATACCGCGACGATGCACTCTATGAACTAGGAAATATATATGTCTCTCAAAATAAAAAAGATCAAGCTGTATCAGCTTACAATCAATTAATTAGTGATGTTCCAGGTAGTTCATATGTGTCAAAAGCCCTACTTAAAAAGGCATTGATTTATGATAACAGTAACCGCTCAGACGAGGCACTTACTATATTAAAACAAGTAGCTAGTGACTACCCAGGAACTCCAGAAGCATTGCAAGCTGTTACTACTGCTAAATTAATTTACATTGATCTAGGACGTGTTAATGAGTACGGTCAGTGGGTGAGTACTTTAGATTTTATTGATGTAGAAGATTCAGAGCTTGACGAGGCGTCTTACACACAGGCAGAAAAGCAATATTTAGACAACAACACAAGTCAAGCAGAAAAACTATTTCAAGAGTATTTAGGGAGATATCCTAATGGACAGAGAGCATTACAATCACATTTTTATTTAGGACAAATCGCTTTCGCGAAAGCGCAATACCCTAAAACAATTCCACACTATCAATTTGTTTTGGAAAGAGAGCGCAATGAGTTTACAGAGCAAGCCCTTGCTAGGTTAGGACAAGTGTTTTTAACGCAGAAGAATTATATGGACGCTACACCAGTTCTTAAAAGACTAGAAACGGAAGCAGATTTTCCTCAAAACGTAATTTTTGCGCAATCAAATTTGATGAAATCATATTATGAGCAAAGTAATTATCAAGAGGCAATTTCATACGCAGAAAAAGTATTAACCAACAGTAAAATTGACAATAAAATTAAGAGCGACGCTCAAGTCGTTATTGCAAGATCTTCAATACAAAATAATAATCAAGAACGTGCAAAAAAAGCGTATGCAGAGGTTCGAAAAATAGCGACAGGCTCTCTAGCCGCTGAAGCGTTATATTATGATGCTTACTTTAAAAATAGTGAAAAGCGTTATAAAGATTCAAATACCTCAGTTCAGAAATTAGCAAAAGAATATAGTGGGTATAAGGAGTATGGAGCGAGAGGTCTAGTACTTATGGCAAAGAACTTTTATGGTCTAGGAGATGCTTATCAAGCTACTTATATTTTAGAAAGTGTCACTAAGAATTTTACTGACTTTCCAGACGTAGTAGAAGAGGCTAAGGATGAGCTCATCATTATTAAATCAAATGAGTCTAAAACTAATGCTTCTGTCGAGGAGGGTTAA
- a CDS encoding TonB-dependent receptor domain-containing protein, protein MTIFFVQIGNAQEEESTLGTEVVNVVKPYTPTISDAFKVKAAPKLNDSVTTTKKKVTYSIFSVPVASTFTPAKGKAAVVKKSQKSTLYDNYATLGFGSYTSILAELYSNFQISRTEDFGVFVNHNSSQGGIEGTIVEDFFYDSRLNLNYGAREIDYNWRADLDAKHQVYNWYGIPENLESITSGMNEPLFNKDFDVSHSYLTGAINGSINFKESFFKGAKATFRYFGDDEESTELRAFVKPTLELPIAGELITTTITADYINGSFADSYGPPEQEINYSFINAGINPSLTILRDDLEVNLGVAAFVSLDTENSDTDIYFYPKITASYQVVGDTFIAYAGLEGDLKQNNYHDFAQENPFISPTLLIQPTDTQYDGYIGMKGKLSEAMSYNLRGSYTSESNKAFIRHNAYSQSGNGFGLNGYSNGNSFNVVYDDTKTISGFAELNFDVNANFKLKINGQYNTYTLDTEEEAWNLPELQASLFADYQITEQWFAGVNLFYTGERKDLIYSEDPADILIPQSIATLDAYFDANAHVGYRFNDKLSVFGRVNNILNTNYEKWLNYNVQGIQGLAGATYKFDF, encoded by the coding sequence ATGACAATATTTTTTGTGCAAATAGGAAATGCACAAGAGGAAGAGTCTACTTTAGGAACAGAGGTTGTTAATGTGGTGAAGCCCTATACTCCTACGATAAGTGATGCTTTTAAGGTTAAAGCAGCGCCAAAACTTAACGACTCTGTTACAACAACAAAGAAAAAAGTAACGTATAGTATTTTTTCAGTACCCGTAGCCAGCACTTTTACCCCAGCAAAAGGAAAGGCTGCAGTAGTTAAAAAAAGTCAGAAATCAACCTTATATGATAACTATGCAACATTAGGATTTGGTAGTTACACATCGATACTAGCCGAACTTTACAGCAATTTTCAGATTAGTAGAACAGAAGACTTTGGGGTTTTTGTAAATCACAATTCATCACAGGGAGGTATTGAAGGTACTATTGTAGAGGATTTTTTCTATGATAGTAGATTAAATTTAAATTATGGCGCTCGAGAAATAGATTATAATTGGCGAGCAGATTTAGATGCAAAACACCAAGTATACAATTGGTACGGTATTCCAGAAAATTTAGAAAGTATTACTTCTGGAATGAATGAGCCACTTTTTAACAAGGACTTTGATGTTTCACACTCATATTTGACGGGAGCTATAAACGGATCTATTAATTTTAAAGAGTCGTTTTTTAAAGGGGCTAAAGCTACTTTTCGATATTTTGGGGATGACGAAGAAAGTACAGAACTAAGAGCATTTGTAAAACCCACATTAGAACTACCTATTGCAGGAGAGCTTATCACCACTACAATCACGGCAGATTATATTAATGGTTCTTTTGCAGATTCTTATGGGCCTCCAGAGCAAGAGATAAACTATAGTTTCATCAATGCTGGAATAAACCCTAGTCTTACCATATTGCGGGATGACTTAGAAGTAAATTTAGGAGTTGCTGCATTCGTATCTTTAGACACAGAAAATAGTGATACAGACATTTATTTTTACCCAAAAATCACAGCATCTTATCAGGTAGTAGGAGATACATTTATAGCTTATGCTGGTTTGGAAGGAGATTTAAAACAAAATAATTACCATGACTTTGCACAAGAAAACCCATTCATTTCACCTACACTCTTAATACAGCCTACAGATACTCAATACGACGGATATATTGGAATGAAAGGAAAGCTATCTGAAGCAATGAGTTATAACTTACGTGGAAGCTATACTTCAGAAAGTAATAAAGCATTTATTAGGCATAATGCGTACTCACAAAGCGGTAATGGGTTCGGTTTAAATGGGTATTCTAATGGAAATTCTTTTAATGTGGTGTACGATGATACAAAGACCATAAGCGGATTTGCAGAACTAAATTTTGATGTGAATGCAAACTTTAAATTAAAAATAAACGGGCAATACAATACCTACACATTAGATACAGAAGAAGAAGCCTGGAATTTACCAGAGCTCCAAGCATCTCTTTTTGCAGATTATCAGATCACAGAACAGTGGTTTGCAGGTGTAAATCTTTTTTATACTGGGGAACGTAAAGATTTAATTTATAGTGAAGACCCAGCAGATATTCTTATTCCACAATCAATAGCAACGCTTGATGCTTATTTTGACGCAAATGCACATGTGGGTTATAGATTCAATGATAAACTGTCTGTTTTCGGTCGTGTGAATAATATTTTAAATACTAATTACGAAAAGTGGCTCAATTATAATGTTCAGGGTATACAAGGATTAGCAGGAGCAACCTATAAGTTTGATTTTTAA
- a CDS encoding SAM-dependent methyltransferase: MNAFTTTGKLYLIPTTLGDTSALEVMPISVKKVVELIDIYIVENEKTARRSIKAIHSGKSQPSLQLHLLNKYTDIAEIPAFLEPCLAGESVGLLSEAGVPGVADPGADVVKIAHQKGIQVVPLVGPSSILMAMMASGMNGQNFAFNGYLPIDSKQRKQELKRLERLSAEQGQTQLFIETPYRNNKMLEDIVNTVHPETQVCIACDITLPTEYIITKSASFWKNNAPDLHKRPAIFIIHQGG; the protein is encoded by the coding sequence ATGAATGCTTTTACAACAACTGGTAAGCTTTATTTAATACCTACCACCCTAGGTGATACGAGTGCGCTTGAGGTCATGCCTATTTCTGTAAAGAAGGTCGTAGAGCTTATTGATATCTATATTGTAGAGAACGAAAAAACTGCACGACGCTCAATTAAGGCTATTCACTCCGGTAAATCACAACCGTCCCTACAATTGCACTTACTTAATAAATATACAGATATAGCAGAGATCCCTGCTTTTCTAGAGCCCTGCCTTGCTGGAGAATCTGTTGGGCTTTTATCAGAAGCTGGAGTTCCTGGTGTTGCAGACCCTGGGGCAGATGTTGTGAAAATAGCCCATCAAAAAGGTATTCAAGTGGTTCCCCTAGTGGGACCCTCATCTATACTTATGGCTATGATGGCTAGTGGTATGAACGGACAAAACTTTGCTTTTAATGGTTATTTACCCATAGATTCAAAGCAACGCAAGCAAGAGTTGAAAAGACTAGAAAGGCTCTCTGCAGAACAAGGACAAACGCAATTATTTATTGAGACTCCTTATCGCAACAATAAAATGCTGGAAGACATTGTAAATACTGTCCATCCTGAAACGCAGGTTTGCATTGCTTGTGACATTACTTTACCCACAGAATATATTATTACTAAAAGCGCATCATTCTGGAAAAACAACGCTCCAGACCTACACAAAAGACCAGCTATTTTTATTATACATCAAGGCGGTTAA
- a CDS encoding DUF3820 family protein, whose translation MATSKPQKSPQDHLIELAHYRMPFGKYKGKYLVDIPESYYVWFRQKGFPEGKLGSLLQEMMEIKINGLEPMIRKVQRAYLKPNNLK comes from the coding sequence ATGGCAACTAGTAAGCCTCAAAAATCACCTCAAGATCATCTCATTGAACTAGCACACTATAGAATGCCCTTTGGAAAATACAAGGGGAAGTATCTTGTTGATATACCAGAATCGTACTATGTGTGGTTTCGACAAAAGGGATTTCCAGAAGGAAAATTGGGGAGTCTGTTGCAAGAAATGATGGAGATCAAAATTAATGGCTTAGAGCCAATGATACGTAAAGTGCAAAGGGCTTACTTAAAACCCAATAATCTCAAGTAA
- a CDS encoding glycosyltransferase, protein MPAWNQLALLKKCVDSIMNQSFTEYEVWIIDGNSTDGSKEYLKLLPSQYKWISENDTGIYEAMNKGIKRSKGDWLYFLGTDDVLYDTEVFSKASKHFNSNDKVVLGSIVMNDQSNSLKTNNHRVLSSNLTRLLWFKNTVHHQGAFYHKNVFENNMYDESLKVLGDYKINLKLFIEKKSFKKIDLIIAKCGNNGISKKYNWSLYKEEIAIKSELSSFVIRPFYLVIAFLKYCYKNR, encoded by the coding sequence ATACCCGCATGGAATCAACTCGCATTACTAAAAAAGTGTGTGGATTCCATTATGAATCAATCTTTTACGGAGTATGAAGTTTGGATTATTGATGGAAATTCTACGGATGGTTCTAAAGAGTATTTAAAATTATTGCCCTCTCAGTATAAGTGGATTTCAGAAAATGATACAGGCATTTATGAAGCAATGAATAAGGGAATAAAGAGATCAAAAGGTGATTGGCTTTACTTTTTGGGTACAGACGATGTTTTATATGACACTGAAGTATTCTCAAAAGCATCAAAACACTTTAATAGTAATGACAAGGTAGTTTTAGGGAGCATTGTGATGAATGACCAAAGTAATTCGCTAAAAACAAATAACCATAGGGTACTGTCCTCAAATTTAACTAGATTGTTATGGTTTAAAAATACAGTTCACCATCAGGGAGCTTTTTATCATAAGAATGTTTTTGAAAATAATATGTATGATGAGTCCTTAAAAGTGCTGGGAGATTATAAAATCAATTTAAAGCTTTTTATAGAAAAAAAATCTTTTAAGAAAATTGATTTAATCATTGCGAAATGCGGCAATAATGGTATTTCAAAAAAATATAATTGGTCTTTATATAAAGAAGAAATAGCTATAAAAAGTGAACTAAGCTCTTTTGTCATAAGACCCTTTTATCTTGTGATAGCTTTTTTGAAATATTGTTATAAAAATAGATAG
- a CDS encoding amidohydrolase: MKLFSAILLSILCFSCDKKQSVDLIVTNANVYTVDSAFAKAESFAIQDGKFIAVGSSAEIAETYEAEKIIDLSGKTVLPGLIDGHCHFYGLGQNLQIANLVGTNSFDEVVDKISAFAKVNREATVIRGRGWDQNDWENKDFPIKDTLDILFPNLPVVLERIDGHAYLVNQKALDLAGINENTIVDGGEIVVQNGKISGVLIDNPQRLIDDVLPTETKTQIANNLLEAQEVCFSYGLTTVNDAGLDKAIIEMIDSLQVSGALKMRVYAMISNNKENLDHYLINGKVKTDRLNVRSVKVYGDGALGSRGAVLKEAYNDKAGHFGAMVTPVKEINELARRVANADFQMNTHAIGDSANVVVLRAYNKVLQSKNDPRWKVEHAQVVSKEDFDVFSNKILPSVQPTHATSDMYWAEDRVGAKRIKGAYAYKDLLNQSGLVVLGTDFPVEQVNPFYTFYAAVARKDLKQYPKGGYQMQNALSRKETLKGMTIWAAYSNFEETEKGSIEQGKFADFIIMDEDIMTIAEDKIPSLQVSATYVNGEKVYGN, translated from the coding sequence ATGAAACTCTTTTCAGCAATTTTATTGTCTATTCTATGTTTTTCCTGCGATAAAAAACAATCGGTAGATCTTATTGTTACGAATGCAAATGTGTATACAGTAGATAGCGCTTTCGCGAAAGCGGAATCTTTTGCCATCCAAGACGGTAAGTTCATAGCGGTCGGATCTTCTGCTGAAATTGCCGAAACTTATGAAGCTGAAAAAATAATTGACCTAAGTGGAAAAACAGTGCTGCCTGGATTGATTGATGGACATTGTCATTTTTATGGACTAGGGCAAAATCTTCAAATCGCAAATTTAGTAGGAACCAATAGCTTTGATGAGGTTGTTGATAAGATAAGTGCTTTTGCTAAAGTAAACAGGGAAGCAACAGTCATCAGAGGGAGAGGTTGGGATCAAAATGACTGGGAAAACAAAGATTTCCCTATAAAAGATACATTAGATATATTATTTCCAAATCTTCCGGTAGTTTTAGAGAGAATAGATGGACACGCATACCTTGTTAATCAAAAGGCACTAGATCTAGCGGGTATTAATGAGAATACAATTGTTGACGGAGGAGAGATCGTTGTACAAAATGGCAAAATTTCTGGGGTACTTATAGATAATCCACAACGATTAATAGACGATGTATTACCAACAGAAACAAAAACTCAGATTGCAAATAATTTACTAGAAGCTCAAGAAGTATGTTTTTCATACGGTCTTACCACTGTAAATGATGCAGGTTTAGACAAGGCTATTATTGAGATGATTGATAGTTTGCAAGTGAGTGGCGCTTTAAAAATGCGTGTTTATGCAATGATTAGTAACAACAAAGAAAACCTTGATCACTATCTAATAAATGGGAAAGTGAAAACAGATAGACTTAATGTCCGTTCTGTAAAAGTTTACGGCGACGGGGCGTTAGGCTCTCGTGGAGCTGTTCTAAAAGAGGCTTACAATGACAAGGCGGGACATTTTGGGGCGATGGTAACCCCAGTAAAAGAAATAAATGAACTCGCAAGAAGGGTTGCAAATGCAGATTTTCAAATGAATACACACGCAATAGGAGATAGTGCAAATGTGGTTGTTTTAAGAGCATACAATAAGGTATTGCAATCTAAAAATGATCCAAGATGGAAGGTAGAACATGCACAAGTAGTATCTAAAGAAGATTTTGATGTATTTAGCAACAAAATTTTACCTTCTGTACAACCTACTCATGCTACAAGCGATATGTACTGGGCAGAAGATAGAGTAGGAGCAAAACGAATTAAAGGAGCTTATGCGTATAAAGATTTACTTAATCAATCAGGACTTGTTGTGTTAGGAACAGACTTTCCGGTAGAACAGGTAAACCCATTTTATACTTTTTATGCAGCAGTTGCACGTAAAGATTTAAAACAATATCCTAAAGGGGGTTATCAAATGCAAAATGCGCTTTCGCGAAAAGAAACTCTTAAAGGAATGACCATTTGGGCAGCATACTCAAATTTTGAAGAGACCGAAAAAGGAAGCATTGAGCAAGGTAAATTTGCAGATTTTATCATAATGGATGAAGATATTATGACAATTGCTGAAGATAAAATTCCTTCACTTCAAGTATCAGCTACGTATGTAAATGGAGAAAAGGTTTATGGCAACTAG
- a CDS encoding low molecular weight protein-tyrosine-phosphatase: protein MPKTKILMVCLGNICRSPLAEGILRSKLDDKNFEVDSVGTGSWHVGNSPDARSIKVGAKHNIDISHLRGRQLSKEDLEKFDHIYVMDQNNLDDVLEMTTTDEQKRKVLMVLDAVFPTEKVDVPDPYNGTIEDFERVYEMLEEASNVIAKQLA, encoded by the coding sequence ATGCCAAAAACTAAAATATTGATGGTTTGCTTAGGTAATATCTGTAGATCACCGCTAGCGGAAGGAATTTTGAGATCAAAGCTGGATGATAAAAATTTTGAGGTAGATTCTGTAGGTACAGGGTCGTGGCATGTAGGAAATTCACCAGATGCAAGAAGTATAAAAGTAGGAGCCAAACACAATATCGATATTAGTCATTTACGAGGACGTCAACTATCTAAAGAAGATTTAGAAAAATTTGATCATATTTATGTAATGGATCAGAATAATTTAGATGATGTTTTGGAAATGACTACTACTGATGAGCAAAAACGAAAGGTATTAATGGTTCTTGACGCTGTTTTTCCTACAGAAAAAGTAGATGTTCCAGATCCGTATAATGGTACTATTGAAGATTTTGAAAGAGTTTATGAAATGTTAGAAGAAGCATCAAATGTTATAGCAAAGCAACTTGCATAA
- a CDS encoding glycosyltransferase family 2 protein, which produces MPKFSVIISVYNKASHIKETLDSVLRQTFTDYEIIVVNDASTDRSDEIINSISKKKIKYILLDKNVGAGAARNIGINIAKGDYISLLDGDDLWKPDYLKEMMALIKAFKNHRVFTAQLIRETKNSSSLCNYSFSTAGNTKMLDLDFFKSSFKQCVLHSSSTTLHREVFNNIGNYDPTIKSGQDTDLWIRIGLAYRIAFSTTPLVIYKFAPKSLYKSIKSTKDCLKLNKFKEEEKENKALKKYLDLNRYSLTLRARLWGEKQQAKDYLKNLDKKNLTRRQRWLVGLPISMLKMALKTQGGLEKLGIRLSSF; this is translated from the coding sequence TTGCCTAAATTTTCCGTCATCATATCTGTTTATAATAAAGCGTCCCATATTAAGGAGACCTTAGATAGTGTCTTACGTCAGACATTTACAGATTATGAAATTATTGTGGTAAATGACGCTTCTACTGATCGTAGTGATGAGATTATCAATTCTATATCTAAAAAAAAAATAAAATATATCCTTCTTGATAAAAATGTGGGTGCAGGGGCTGCTAGGAATATCGGTATTAATATCGCTAAAGGAGATTATATTTCATTGCTTGATGGAGATGATTTATGGAAACCTGACTATTTAAAAGAAATGATGGCCCTTATAAAAGCTTTTAAAAATCACCGCGTTTTTACTGCACAGTTAATACGAGAAACAAAAAATAGTAGCTCGCTATGCAACTATAGTTTTTCAACAGCCGGAAACACAAAAATGTTAGATTTAGACTTTTTCAAAAGTAGTTTTAAACAATGTGTCCTACACAGCAGTTCTACTACCCTACACCGCGAAGTCTTTAACAACATAGGCAATTATGATCCTACAATAAAGAGTGGTCAAGATACAGATCTTTGGATACGTATAGGTCTTGCATATAGGATTGCATTTTCTACTACTCCACTCGTTATTTATAAATTTGCCCCTAAGAGCCTTTATAAAAGTATCAAATCAACAAAAGATTGTTTAAAATTAAATAAATTTAAAGAAGAAGAAAAAGAAAATAAAGCCCTCAAAAAGTACTTAGACTTAAATCGATATTCATTAACCTTAAGAGCTAGATTATGGGGAGAGAAACAGCAAGCAAAAGATTATTTAAAAAATTTAGATAAAAAAAATCTTACCCGGAGGCAGCGATGGCTCGTAGGTTTACCTATATCGATGCTTAAAATGGCTTTAAAAACCCAAGGCGGATTAGAAAAACTTGGAATTAGACTCTCCTCATTTTGA
- a CDS encoding cell division ATP-binding protein FtsE yields the protein MAQPVLQLSHAAIYQRENLILSEVNVTIESGDFVYLIGKTGSGKSSFMKTLYGDLPLNEGKGSIVGFDLNGLKEKQIPFLRRKLGVVFQDFKLLNDRTINDNLRFVLRATGWKEKVAIDSKIEAVLDKVGMKSKGFKYPYQLSGGEQQRVAIARALLNDPELILADEPTGNLDPQTSVEIMEVLQEINKNGNTILMATHDYALLLKYPSKTLKCDGNKIFEVVQKTV from the coding sequence ATGGCTCAACCTGTATTACAACTCTCACACGCTGCAATTTACCAAAGGGAAAATCTAATTCTATCTGAAGTAAATGTTACTATAGAATCAGGTGATTTCGTATATCTCATTGGTAAAACAGGATCAGGAAAGAGTAGTTTTATGAAAACCTTATATGGTGACCTTCCCCTTAACGAAGGCAAGGGTAGTATTGTAGGTTTTGACCTCAACGGTCTTAAAGAAAAACAAATACCTTTTTTACGTCGTAAGCTAGGTGTTGTTTTTCAAGATTTCAAGTTACTTAATGATCGTACCATTAATGATAACTTACGATTTGTTTTGAGAGCAACTGGATGGAAGGAAAAAGTCGCTATTGATTCTAAAATAGAAGCCGTACTTGATAAAGTGGGTATGAAAAGTAAGGGATTTAAATATCCTTATCAGTTATCTGGTGGAGAGCAACAACGTGTTGCCATTGCAAGAGCACTTCTTAATGACCCAGAACTTATTCTTGCAGATGAGCCTACAGGAAATCTTGATCCTCAAACAAGCGTTGAAATCATGGAGGTTCTGCAAGAAATTAATAAAAATGGAAATACTATATTAATGGCTACTCATGACTATGCCTTACTTCTAAAATATCCATCAAAAACACTAAAATGTGATGGAAACAAAATATTTGAAGTGGTACAAAAAACCGTCTAA